In Aedes albopictus strain Foshan chromosome 3, AalbF5, whole genome shotgun sequence, the following are encoded in one genomic region:
- the LOC109409048 gene encoding ornithine decarboxylase 1 has protein sequence MSLLSVLKNRVEIIDDSVSSRDLVNRFVAEGPQEEPLHVTEVDALVKRHYEWLQHLPRVSPYYAVKSNDDDALVEATVLLGLGYDCASMAEVRRMLEFGVDRERIIFAQPQKTIVSLKYARENRVRTVFDCESELRKIHQYYPEAEVLIRYRFDSKKSTTPLGSKFGCETEKESRSLLNLAKQLGINVVGWCFNVGSGCTDADVFYNAIKKGREIHDYAASIGFKFRIIDLGGGFMGDKNYRIDQYAVYINRALDEYYPESEGINVIAEPGRYYCAATVTTITPVHGKRVLYNANDPLKIEQMFYYFNDGMYGTFYGPRYRNQELFPIVWKSGGNQGVTHKTTLFGPTCDGNDYFAKNIDLPELEVSDFVIFENQGAYSRVHSCRFNGFCLPKVIRFMRKSTWELLEKASQSSNPTQVVLDSVYLRNNSRIEQLTYD, from the exons ATGAGTCTCCTGAGTGTTCTGAAGAATCGTGTCGAAATTATCGACGACTCGGTATCATCCCGGGACCTCGTCAACCGGTTTGTCGCCGAAGGTCCCCAGGAAGAACCGCTGCACGTGACTGAAGTGGACGCGCTTGTCAAGCGACACTACGAATGGTTACAGCATCTGCCGCGGGTTAGTCCGTACTATGCCGTCAAGAGCAACGACGACGATGCGCTGGTGGAGGCTACCGTTCTGCTGGGACTCGGGTACGATTGTGCCTCGATGGCAGAGGTTCGCCGGATGTTGGAATTCGGAGTCGACCGGGAGAGGATCATTTTCGCGCAACCACAGAAGACGATTGTTTCGTTGAAATATGCACGCGAGAATAGAGTAAGAACGGTTTTCGATTGCGAAAGTGAACTTCGAAAGATTCATCAGTACTACCCGGAGGCCGA AGTGCTCATTCGCTATCGGTTTGATTCGAAGAAATCGACGACCCCGCTGGGATCGAAGTTTGGCTGTGAAACCGAGAAGGAATCAAGATCGTTGCTGAATCTCGCAAAACAGCTTGGTATCAACGTGGTTGGTTGGTGCTTCAACGTTGGATCAGGATGTACTGATGCGGACGTTTTCTATAATGCCATTAAGAAAGGTCGTGAAATCCACGACTACGCTGCTTCCATTGGATTCAAGTTTAGGATTATTGATTTGGGTGGAGGATTTATGGGAGACAAAAACTACAGAATAGACCAGTATGCAGTTTACATTAATCGTGCTTTAGATGAATATTATCCTGAAAGCGAGGGTATCAATGTAATTGCTGAACCTGGAAGATACTATTGTGCGGCCACTGTAACAACCATTACTCCAGTGCACGGGAAGCGTGTTTTGTACAACGCGAATGATCCGTTGAAAATAGAGCAAATGTTCTACTATTTCAACGATGGCATGTATGGTACGTTCTACGGCCCTCGATATCGTAATCAAGAACTATTCCCAATTGTTTGGAAATCTGGAGGCAACCAAGGAGTGACCCACAAGACAACATTGTTCGGACCCACGTGCGATGGCAATGACTACTTCGCAAAGAACATCGATCTTCCAGAGCTAGAGGTGTCCGACTTCGTGATATTCGAGAATCAGGGAGCTTATTCTCGGGTGCATTCCTGCCGATTTAATGGATTCTGTCTGCCAAAAGTCATCAGATTTATGCGAAAGAGTACCTG GGAATTACTTGAGAAGGCATCTCAATCTTCAAACCCAACACAGGTGGTGTTGGACTCTGTGTACCTTCGGAACAATTCTCGAATCGAACAGCTTACGTATGATTAA